The Sebastes fasciatus isolate fSebFas1 chromosome 13, fSebFas1.pri, whole genome shotgun sequence genome includes a region encoding these proteins:
- the LOC141781097 gene encoding dexamethasone-induced Ras-related protein 1-like, whose protein sequence is MTRFGGAAQFPHKYRVLLSSRLQTQTQQRGYTSSHHWKGLNSCSTAPPKLLVHFCKKENMIKKMSPPENEFNIPAKNCHRMVILGSTKVGKTAIISRFLNERVEDQYTPTIEDFHRKLYSIRGNVYQLDILDTSGNHPFPAMRRLSILTGDVFILVFSLDNRDSFQEVQRLKRQIYETKSCLRNKTKENVDVPLVICGNKCDRDFHREVQEEEIEQLVGGGEGEETCAYFEISAKKNTNVDQMFQTLFSMAKLPNEMSPGRHCKVSVQHCELLHRKSFRNKKCKDGNAYGIVAPFAQRPSVHSDLMYIKEKAIGGSQSKEKGCVIC, encoded by the exons ATGACGCGTTTTGGAGGCGCGGCACAATTTCCCCATAAATACCGAGTCCTGCTCTCCTccaggctacagacacagacacaacagCGAGGTTACACCTCCTCACATCACTGGAAAGGACTTAACTCCTGCTCTACAGCACCGCCGAAACTCCTGGTGCATTTCTGCAAAAAGGAAAACATGATTAAGAAAATGTCTCCACCCGAGAATGAGTTCAACATTCCGGCCAAGAACTGCCACAGGATGGTGATCCTGGGCTCCACGAAAGTTGGGAAGACTGCCATCATCTCTCGGTTTCTGAACGAGAGAGTGGAAGACCAGTATACTCCAACTATTGAGGACTTTCACAGGAAACTTTACAGCATCAGGGGGAACGTTTACCAGCTGGACATTTTGGACACATCTGGAAATCATCCGTTCCCTGCGATGAGGAGGCTTTCAATTCTTACTG GTGATGTGTTCATCTTGGTGTTCAGCCTGGACAACAGAGACTCCTTCCAGGAGGTGCAGCGCCTGAAGCGTCAGATCTACGAGACCAAGTCGTGTCTGCGTAACAAAACAAAGGAGAACGTGGATGTGCCGCTGGTCATCTGCGGCAACAAGTGCGATAGAGATTTTCACCGCGAGGTGCAAGAGGAGGAGATCGAGCAGCTGgtcggaggaggagaaggagaggagacctGCGCATACTTTGAGATCTCTGCGAAGAAGAACACCAACGTGGACCAGATGTTTCAGACTCTGTTCTCCATGGCCAAGCTGCCCAACGAGATGAGCCCCGGGCGCCACTGCAAAGTGTCCGTGCAGCACTGCGAGCTTCTGCACAGAAAGTCCTTCAGGAACAAGAAGTGCAAGGATGGGAACGCGTACGGGATTGTGGCGCCGTTTGCGCAGAGACCCAGCGTGCACAGTGACTTGATGTACATCAAGGAGAAAGCGATAGGAGGCAGCCAGTCTAAGGAGAAAGGATGCGTCATATGCTGA